In Oncorhynchus tshawytscha isolate Ot180627B linkage group LG23, Otsh_v2.0, whole genome shotgun sequence, the following proteins share a genomic window:
- the LOC112222855 gene encoding CREB-regulated transcription coactivator 2 isoform X1, protein MSATDVGGCGPGAGPSSGAGSGASNPRKFSEKIALHTQRQAEETAAFQEVMMDITSTRIQAQKVRLARTQGPYYGGSLPNVNQIGRNPGDFQGLFHSNLDSSRSTRHHGLVERVQRDRRFISPGRPYRKQVDSSPYNSAYLSPPPDTSWRRNCSGNFPGDKSPLFRLPTMALNRTNSDSALHTSVMNPPAGDPFNAGHTLTLQGRLTGQSEGEGRRMFPYPVPPIEENILDQGKLLKPWDTKKLPLLSSRPKSCEVPGINIFPSPDQQSSTPHAPSALNTGGSLPDLSSLHFPSPLPTPLDPDEPGYPSSLSGGSSTGNLASTLTQLGINASNAFCHSPGLLASLQGTLSNPSLQSSLSNPNIQSSLSSHSFPNSLSSTSLHSSLSNPSLQSSLSSSPSLQSSLSNQSLHLSLSNSSLCGQSLHTASSNPSYNSGVGGSGSCSSYSPLLTSQGQSPLSTLPRRRAQLSPLILPMGGESRRHHSKQFSPTISPNLSSITQGVPLDTSKLPMDQRLPPYPFSQPQQQLHQPGPPASHQPQQASQVGQQLSQPSVVLQQQNQQQHQHQHHQLHLQHQLHQQQCAQSQQALQQLHLQNLRNAQNLQMQHLQQHHRVSVKIEKQGEQGQNSQCLQTQDPQSTQQQQQQQQQQQQQQQQQDQQDQLQQMEQQRQQGSLPQLQHISQSLATDLGLYNDTLLLNSLLDDPYLGLQIASRQNQQFNMETPGDSLSFNHGGLGCGSGRKGQEESYHPNHGFLELHDSGDRQHLNNQNFGGEGCHNVPNIILTGDSSLGLSKEIASALSHVPGFEMDSFALDDPLRMDPLALEGLGMLDGDFMLTDPAVEDSFRSDRLK, encoded by the exons ATGTCTGCTACGGATGTAGGCGGTTGTGGACCCGGAGCAGGACCCAGTTCGGGTGCTGGGTCCGGGGCATCAAACCCTCGAAAATTTAGCGAGAAAATAGCTCTACATACCCAACGTCAGGCTGAAGAGACTGCTGCTTTTCAGGAGGTTATGATGGACATCACCTCTACCAGG ATCCAGGCTCAGAAAGTGCGTCTGGCTAGAACCCAGGGCCCGTACTATGGGGGCTCCCTACCCAACGTTAATCAGATCGGCAGGAACCCAGGCGACTTTCAG GGTTTGTTCCACTCTAACCTGGACTCCAGTCGCTCCACACGGCACCACGGCCTGGTAGAGCGGGTCCAGAGGGACAGACGCTTCATCTCCCCAGGGCGTCCCTACAGGAAACAA GTGGACAGCTCTCCGTACAACTCGGCCTATCTGTCCCCGCCTCCGGACACCAGTTGGAGAAG GAACTGTTCGGGCAACTTCCCAGGAGACAAAAGCCCGTTGTTTCGCCTCCCCACCATGGCACTCAACAG GACCAACTCAGACTCTGCCCTCCACACCAGTGTGATGAACCCCCCTGCAGGAGACCCCTTCAACGctggacacacactcacccttCAGGGCAGACTCACTG gtcagagtgaaggagaggggagaagaa TGTTTCCGTACCCAGTTCCCCCCATTGAGGAGAACATTCTGGATCAGGGCAAACTGCTCAAGCCCTGGGACACCAAGAAGTTGCCCCTGCTGTCTTCCCGACCCAAGTCCTGTGAAGTTCCCGGTATCAA cATCTTCCCCTCCCCTGACCAGCAGTCCAGCACCCCCCATGCTCCCTCAGCCCTGAACACGGGGGGCTCCCTGCCCGACCTCTCCAGCCTGCACTTCCCGTCACCGCTGCCCACCCCGCTGGACCCAGATGAGCCGGGCTACCCCTCGTCCCTGAGTGGGGGCAGCAGCACGGGCAACCTGGCCTCCACCCTGACCCAGCTGGGCATCAATGCCAGTAACGCCTTCTGCCACTCGCCAG GTCTCCTGGCATCTCTTCAGGGGACTCTCAGTAACCCCTCCCTGCAGTCCTCGCTAAGCAACCCCAACATCCAATCATCTCTCAGCAGCCACTCCTTCCCCAACTCCCTCAGCTCCACCTCCTTGCACTCGTCGCTTAGCAACCCTTCCCTGCAGTCCTCCCTtagctcctccccctccctccagtcttCCCTGAGCAACCAATCCCTGCACCTCTCCCTCAGCAACTCCTCCCTGTGTGGCCAGTCCCTCCACACCGCATCCAGTAACCCTAGTTACAATAGCGGGGTGGGAGGGTCCGGCTCGTGCTCCTCTTATTCACCACTGCTAACTAGCCAGGGGCAGTCGCCTCTCAGCACGTTGCCACGGAGACGAGCTCAGCTCTCCCCTCTGATCCTACCCATGGGAGGGGAGTCTCGCCGACACCACTCCAAACAGttctcccccaccatctctcctaacTTGTCCTCCATAACACAG GGTGTCCCTCTGGACACCAGCAAACTCCCCATGGACCAGAGGCTCCCTCCCTACCCCTTCAGCCAACCCCAGCAGCAGCTTCATCAGCCAGGTCCTCCAGCATCCCATCAGCCCCAGCAGGCCTCTCAGGTAGGACAACAGCTCTCCCAGCCGTCCGTGGTACTGCAACAACAAAATCAACAACAGCatcaacaccaacaccatcagCTGCATTTGCAACACCAGCTGCACCAGCAGCAATGTGCCCAGTCCCAGCAGGCCCTCCAGCAGCTGCACCTGCAGAACCTGCGCAATGCCCAGAACCTGCAGATGCAGCACCTGCAGCAGCACCATAGGGTGTCGGTCAAAATTGAGAAGCAGGGTGAGCAGGGCCAGAACTCTCAGTGCCTGCAGACGCAAGACCCGCAGTCAacccagcagcagcaacaacaacaacaacaacagcagcagcaacaacaacaacaggaccAGCAAGACCAACTGCAGCAGATggagcagcaaaggcagcagggAAGTCTTCCCCAGCTGCAGCACATCAGCCAGTCCCTGGCCACAGACCTGGGCCTCTACAAC GACACATTACTGTTAAACTCTCTGTTGGATGATCCCTACCTGGGCCTGCAGATCGCCTCCAGACAGAACCAGCAG TTCAACATGGAGACTCCGGGAGACAGCCTGTCATTCAACCACGGTGGCTTGGGCTGTGGGAGTGGTAGAAAAGGCCAGGAGGAATCCTACCACCCCAACCATGGCTTCCTGGAGCTCCATGACTCAGGGGATCGGCAGCACCTTAACAACCAGAACTTTGGGGGAGAGGGATGCCACAACGTCCCTAACATCATCCTCACAG GAGACAGTTCGTTGGGCCTTTCCAAGGAGATCGCCAGCGCCCTGTCCCACGTGCCAGGGTTTGAGATGGACTCATTTGCTCTGGATGACCCCCTCAGGATGGACCCCCTGGCCCTTGAGGGGCTGGGCATGCTGGACGGGGACTTCATGCTGACCGACCCCGCCGTGGAAGACTCCTTCCGCTCCGACCGCCTCAAGTGA
- the LOC112222855 gene encoding CREB-regulated transcription coactivator 2 isoform X2, which produces MSATDVGGCGPGAGPSSGAGSGASNPRKFSEKIALHTQRQAEETAAFQEVMMDITSTRIQAQKVRLARTQGPYYGGSLPNVNQIGRNPGDFQGLFHSNLDSSRSTRHHGLVERVQRDRRFISPGRPYRKQVDSSPYNSAYLSPPPDTSWRRTNSDSALHTSVMNPPAGDPFNAGHTLTLQGRLTGQSEGEGRRMFPYPVPPIEENILDQGKLLKPWDTKKLPLLSSRPKSCEVPGINIFPSPDQQSSTPHAPSALNTGGSLPDLSSLHFPSPLPTPLDPDEPGYPSSLSGGSSTGNLASTLTQLGINASNAFCHSPGLLASLQGTLSNPSLQSSLSNPNIQSSLSSHSFPNSLSSTSLHSSLSNPSLQSSLSSSPSLQSSLSNQSLHLSLSNSSLCGQSLHTASSNPSYNSGVGGSGSCSSYSPLLTSQGQSPLSTLPRRRAQLSPLILPMGGESRRHHSKQFSPTISPNLSSITQGVPLDTSKLPMDQRLPPYPFSQPQQQLHQPGPPASHQPQQASQVGQQLSQPSVVLQQQNQQQHQHQHHQLHLQHQLHQQQCAQSQQALQQLHLQNLRNAQNLQMQHLQQHHRVSVKIEKQGEQGQNSQCLQTQDPQSTQQQQQQQQQQQQQQQQQDQQDQLQQMEQQRQQGSLPQLQHISQSLATDLGLYNDTLLLNSLLDDPYLGLQIASRQNQQFNMETPGDSLSFNHGGLGCGSGRKGQEESYHPNHGFLELHDSGDRQHLNNQNFGGEGCHNVPNIILTGDSSLGLSKEIASALSHVPGFEMDSFALDDPLRMDPLALEGLGMLDGDFMLTDPAVEDSFRSDRLK; this is translated from the exons ATGTCTGCTACGGATGTAGGCGGTTGTGGACCCGGAGCAGGACCCAGTTCGGGTGCTGGGTCCGGGGCATCAAACCCTCGAAAATTTAGCGAGAAAATAGCTCTACATACCCAACGTCAGGCTGAAGAGACTGCTGCTTTTCAGGAGGTTATGATGGACATCACCTCTACCAGG ATCCAGGCTCAGAAAGTGCGTCTGGCTAGAACCCAGGGCCCGTACTATGGGGGCTCCCTACCCAACGTTAATCAGATCGGCAGGAACCCAGGCGACTTTCAG GGTTTGTTCCACTCTAACCTGGACTCCAGTCGCTCCACACGGCACCACGGCCTGGTAGAGCGGGTCCAGAGGGACAGACGCTTCATCTCCCCAGGGCGTCCCTACAGGAAACAA GTGGACAGCTCTCCGTACAACTCGGCCTATCTGTCCCCGCCTCCGGACACCAGTTGGAGAAG GACCAACTCAGACTCTGCCCTCCACACCAGTGTGATGAACCCCCCTGCAGGAGACCCCTTCAACGctggacacacactcacccttCAGGGCAGACTCACTG gtcagagtgaaggagaggggagaagaa TGTTTCCGTACCCAGTTCCCCCCATTGAGGAGAACATTCTGGATCAGGGCAAACTGCTCAAGCCCTGGGACACCAAGAAGTTGCCCCTGCTGTCTTCCCGACCCAAGTCCTGTGAAGTTCCCGGTATCAA cATCTTCCCCTCCCCTGACCAGCAGTCCAGCACCCCCCATGCTCCCTCAGCCCTGAACACGGGGGGCTCCCTGCCCGACCTCTCCAGCCTGCACTTCCCGTCACCGCTGCCCACCCCGCTGGACCCAGATGAGCCGGGCTACCCCTCGTCCCTGAGTGGGGGCAGCAGCACGGGCAACCTGGCCTCCACCCTGACCCAGCTGGGCATCAATGCCAGTAACGCCTTCTGCCACTCGCCAG GTCTCCTGGCATCTCTTCAGGGGACTCTCAGTAACCCCTCCCTGCAGTCCTCGCTAAGCAACCCCAACATCCAATCATCTCTCAGCAGCCACTCCTTCCCCAACTCCCTCAGCTCCACCTCCTTGCACTCGTCGCTTAGCAACCCTTCCCTGCAGTCCTCCCTtagctcctccccctccctccagtcttCCCTGAGCAACCAATCCCTGCACCTCTCCCTCAGCAACTCCTCCCTGTGTGGCCAGTCCCTCCACACCGCATCCAGTAACCCTAGTTACAATAGCGGGGTGGGAGGGTCCGGCTCGTGCTCCTCTTATTCACCACTGCTAACTAGCCAGGGGCAGTCGCCTCTCAGCACGTTGCCACGGAGACGAGCTCAGCTCTCCCCTCTGATCCTACCCATGGGAGGGGAGTCTCGCCGACACCACTCCAAACAGttctcccccaccatctctcctaacTTGTCCTCCATAACACAG GGTGTCCCTCTGGACACCAGCAAACTCCCCATGGACCAGAGGCTCCCTCCCTACCCCTTCAGCCAACCCCAGCAGCAGCTTCATCAGCCAGGTCCTCCAGCATCCCATCAGCCCCAGCAGGCCTCTCAGGTAGGACAACAGCTCTCCCAGCCGTCCGTGGTACTGCAACAACAAAATCAACAACAGCatcaacaccaacaccatcagCTGCATTTGCAACACCAGCTGCACCAGCAGCAATGTGCCCAGTCCCAGCAGGCCCTCCAGCAGCTGCACCTGCAGAACCTGCGCAATGCCCAGAACCTGCAGATGCAGCACCTGCAGCAGCACCATAGGGTGTCGGTCAAAATTGAGAAGCAGGGTGAGCAGGGCCAGAACTCTCAGTGCCTGCAGACGCAAGACCCGCAGTCAacccagcagcagcaacaacaacaacaacaacagcagcagcaacaacaacaacaggaccAGCAAGACCAACTGCAGCAGATggagcagcaaaggcagcagggAAGTCTTCCCCAGCTGCAGCACATCAGCCAGTCCCTGGCCACAGACCTGGGCCTCTACAAC GACACATTACTGTTAAACTCTCTGTTGGATGATCCCTACCTGGGCCTGCAGATCGCCTCCAGACAGAACCAGCAG TTCAACATGGAGACTCCGGGAGACAGCCTGTCATTCAACCACGGTGGCTTGGGCTGTGGGAGTGGTAGAAAAGGCCAGGAGGAATCCTACCACCCCAACCATGGCTTCCTGGAGCTCCATGACTCAGGGGATCGGCAGCACCTTAACAACCAGAACTTTGGGGGAGAGGGATGCCACAACGTCCCTAACATCATCCTCACAG GAGACAGTTCGTTGGGCCTTTCCAAGGAGATCGCCAGCGCCCTGTCCCACGTGCCAGGGTTTGAGATGGACTCATTTGCTCTGGATGACCCCCTCAGGATGGACCCCCTGGCCCTTGAGGGGCTGGGCATGCTGGACGGGGACTTCATGCTGACCGACCCCGCCGTGGAAGACTCCTTCCGCTCCGACCGCCTCAAGTGA